From Xenopus tropicalis strain Nigerian chromosome 3, UCB_Xtro_10.0, whole genome shotgun sequence, the proteins below share one genomic window:
- the slc44a2 gene encoding choline transporter-like protein 2 isoform X3 yields MEEDGKSPPDSAYGEPKKYDPNFKGPIHNRGCTDILCCILIVLGIIAYVAVGIVAWTYGDPRKVIYPTDSKGQFCGQAGTPNEKKPFLFYFNIMKCASPLVLLQFQCPTPQICVEKCPDKFLTYLSVVTTQQNFDYYKQFCQYGFNNFSKSPVEVLRDRDCPAMITPSKPFTRRCFPAISTQKGVVMVGNSTTFDDGTGDKQRNVTDLVEGAKKANVVLEARQVAMKIFEDYTVSWYWIIIGLLIAMVISLIFVVLLRFLAGIMVWVMIVLVIAVMGYGIFHCYMEYARLKGEAGSDVTLKDIGFQTDIRVYLHLRQTWLAFMIILCILEVIVILLLIFLRKRILIAIALIKEASRAVGSVMSSLVFPLFTFLLVCLCIAYWAITAVFLSTSNEAVYKVFNETQCDFSGKTCDPETFNTTNVTRLCPDATCQFAFYGGETYYHKYLIVFQIYNAFMFLWLANFVIALGQVTLAGAFASYYWAFKKPDDMPAFPIFSSLGRALRYHTGSLAFGSLILAIVQLIRILLEYLDHKLKGADNKCARFLLCCLKCCFWCLEKFIKFLNRNAYIMIAIYGTNFCTSARNAFFLLMRNIVRVAVLDKVTDFLLFLGKLLVVGCVGILAFFFFSRRIQIVQDTAPTLNYYWVPILTVILGSYLIAHGFFSVYGMCVDTLFLCFLEDLERNDGSTERPYFMSANLQKLLNKTNQTKPDK; encoded by the exons GGGAGCCAAAGAAATACGATCCAAATTTCAAGGGCCCAATTCATAACAG GGGCTGTACGGATATCCTGTGCTGCATTCTCATAGTGCTGGGCATCATAGCATATGTGGCTGTCGGCATTGTAG CCTGGACATATGGAGACCCCCGCAAAGTCATATACCCAACCGACAGCAAGGGCCAGTTCTGTGGTCAGGCTGGGACCCCCAATGA GAAAAAAccttttctgttttatttcaacATCATGAAATGTGCCAGCCCCCTTGTTCTGCTTCAGTTCCAGTGCCCCACTCCCCAG ATATGTGTGGAAAAGTGTCCGGACAAGTTTCTCACCTACCTCTCAGTGGTAACAACCCAGCAAAACTTTGACTACTACAAACAGTTCTGCCAATATGGATTCAATAATTTCTCAAAG AGCCCAGTGGAGGTGCTGAGAGATCGAGATTGCCCGGCTATGATCACCCCAAGCAAGCCTT TCACCAGAAGATGTTTCCCAGCCATTAGCACACAAAAGGGAGTCGTCATGGTCGGGAACTCGACAACTTTTGATGATGGGACGGGCGATAAGCAGCGCAATGTGACTGATCTCGTGGAAGGAGCCAA AAAAGCCAACGTGGTTCTAGAGGCCCGGCAAGTGGCCATGAAGATATTTGAGGACTACACGGTCTCTTGGTACTGGATAATCAT AGGCCTGCTCATCGCCATGGTGATCAGTTTGATCTTTGTGGTTTTGCTCCGGTTCCTTGCCGGGATCATGGTCTGGGTGATGATTGTTTTAGTCATTGCGGTAATGGGTTATG GAATCTTTCATTGCTACATGGAATATGCTCGGCTGAAGGGGGAGGCCGGCTCAGACGTGACCCTGAAAGATATTGGGTTCCAGACTGATATCCGTGTTTACTTGCATCTCAGGCAGACGTGGCTGGCATTTA TGATCATCCTGTGCATCCTGGAGGTTATCGTGATCCTGCTGCTCATCTTCCTGCGGAAGAGGATATTGATCGCCATTGCACTAATAAAGGAAGCCAGCAG GGCTGTCGGAAGTGTCATGTCATCCCTGGTTTTCCCTCTCTTTACGTTCCTGCTTGTCTGCCTATGCATCGCCTACTGGGCTATCACAGCTGT CTTCCTCTCCACCTCTAATGAGGCCGTGTATAAAGTGTTTAATGAGACCCAATGTGACTTCTCTGGCAAGACTTGCGACCCAGAG acatTTAACACCACCAATGTGACTCGCCTGTGCCCGGACGCCACCTGCCAATTTGCATTTTATGGCGGGGAAACGTACTACCACAAGTACCTCATCGTCTTCCAGATCTACAACGCCTTTATGTTCCTCTGGCTGGCCAACTTTGTCATTGCGCTCGGCCAGGTGACATTAGCAGGGGCGTTTGCTTCCTATTACTGGGCCTTCAAGAAACCGGATGATATGCCGGCCTTCCCCATCTTCTCCTCCTTGGGTCGGGCACTGAG GTATCACACTGGGTCTCTGGCATTCGGATCTCTGATTCTGGCCATTGTACAACTGATAAGGATCTTACTGGAATATCTGGATCACAAACTGAAAG GGGCTGATAATAAATGTGCGCGCTTCCTCCTCTGTTGCTTAAAGTGCTGCTTCTGGTGCCTGGAGAAGTTCATCAAGTTCCTCAATCGCAATGCATACATTATG ATAGCCATATACGGCACCAACTTCTGCACGTCGGCACGGAACGCCTTCTTCCTGCTCATGAGGAACATTGTTCG CGTCGCCGTGCTTGATAAAGTCACAGACTTCCTGCTTTTCCTTGGGAAACTGCTGGTGGTGGGGTGTGTGG GGATCCTTGCGTTCTTTTTCTTCAGTCGCCGGATTCAGATCGTTCAGGACACGGCTCCAACTCTGAATTATTACTGGGTCCCCATCCTG ACAGTGATTCTAGGCTCCTATCTGATCGCCCACGGGTTCTTCAGCGTCTATGGGATGTGCGTGGACACCCTGTTCCTGTGCTTCT TGGAAGACTTGGAGCGGAATGACGGCTCGACGGAGAGACCGTACTTCATGTCGGCCAACCTGcaaaaactgctgaacaaaaccaACCAAACCAAGCCCGATAAGTAA
- the slc44a2 gene encoding choline transporter-like protein 2 isoform X1: MEEDGKSPPDSAYGEPKKYDPNFKGPIHNRGCTDILCCILIVLGIIAYVAVGIVAWTYGDPRKVIYPTDSKGQFCGQAGTPNEKKPFLFYFNIMKCASPLVLLQFQCPTPQICVEKCPDKFLTYLSVVTTQQNFDYYKQFCQYGFNNFSKSPVEVLRDRDCPAMITPSKPFTRRCFPAISTQKGVVMVGNSTTFDDGTGDKQRNVTDLVEGAKKANVVLEARQVAMKIFEDYTVSWYWIIIGLLIAMVISLIFVVLLRFLAGIMVWVMIVLVIAVMGYGIFHCYMEYARLKGEAGSDVTLKDIGFQTDIRVYLHLRQTWLAFMIILCILEVIVILLLIFLRKRILIAIALIKEASRAVGSVMSSLVFPLFTFLLVCLCIAYWAITAVFLSTSNEAVYKVFNETQCDFSGKTCDPETFNTTNVTRLCPDATCQFAFYGGETYYHKYLIVFQIYNAFMFLWLANFVIALGQVTLAGAFASYYWAFKKPDDMPAFPIFSSLGRALRYHTGSLAFGSLILAIVQLIRILLEYLDHKLKGADNKCARFLLCCLKCCFWCLEKFIKFLNRNAYIMIAIYGTNFCTSARNAFFLLMRNIVRVAVLDKVTDFLLFLGKLLVVGCVGILAFFFFSRRIQIVQDTAPTLNYYWVPILTVILGSYLIAHGFFSVYGMCVDTLFLCFCEDLERNDGSLERPYYMSPELSQILLKKDADTLKSSESQS; encoded by the exons GGGAGCCAAAGAAATACGATCCAAATTTCAAGGGCCCAATTCATAACAG GGGCTGTACGGATATCCTGTGCTGCATTCTCATAGTGCTGGGCATCATAGCATATGTGGCTGTCGGCATTGTAG CCTGGACATATGGAGACCCCCGCAAAGTCATATACCCAACCGACAGCAAGGGCCAGTTCTGTGGTCAGGCTGGGACCCCCAATGA GAAAAAAccttttctgttttatttcaacATCATGAAATGTGCCAGCCCCCTTGTTCTGCTTCAGTTCCAGTGCCCCACTCCCCAG ATATGTGTGGAAAAGTGTCCGGACAAGTTTCTCACCTACCTCTCAGTGGTAACAACCCAGCAAAACTTTGACTACTACAAACAGTTCTGCCAATATGGATTCAATAATTTCTCAAAG AGCCCAGTGGAGGTGCTGAGAGATCGAGATTGCCCGGCTATGATCACCCCAAGCAAGCCTT TCACCAGAAGATGTTTCCCAGCCATTAGCACACAAAAGGGAGTCGTCATGGTCGGGAACTCGACAACTTTTGATGATGGGACGGGCGATAAGCAGCGCAATGTGACTGATCTCGTGGAAGGAGCCAA AAAAGCCAACGTGGTTCTAGAGGCCCGGCAAGTGGCCATGAAGATATTTGAGGACTACACGGTCTCTTGGTACTGGATAATCAT AGGCCTGCTCATCGCCATGGTGATCAGTTTGATCTTTGTGGTTTTGCTCCGGTTCCTTGCCGGGATCATGGTCTGGGTGATGATTGTTTTAGTCATTGCGGTAATGGGTTATG GAATCTTTCATTGCTACATGGAATATGCTCGGCTGAAGGGGGAGGCCGGCTCAGACGTGACCCTGAAAGATATTGGGTTCCAGACTGATATCCGTGTTTACTTGCATCTCAGGCAGACGTGGCTGGCATTTA TGATCATCCTGTGCATCCTGGAGGTTATCGTGATCCTGCTGCTCATCTTCCTGCGGAAGAGGATATTGATCGCCATTGCACTAATAAAGGAAGCCAGCAG GGCTGTCGGAAGTGTCATGTCATCCCTGGTTTTCCCTCTCTTTACGTTCCTGCTTGTCTGCCTATGCATCGCCTACTGGGCTATCACAGCTGT CTTCCTCTCCACCTCTAATGAGGCCGTGTATAAAGTGTTTAATGAGACCCAATGTGACTTCTCTGGCAAGACTTGCGACCCAGAG acatTTAACACCACCAATGTGACTCGCCTGTGCCCGGACGCCACCTGCCAATTTGCATTTTATGGCGGGGAAACGTACTACCACAAGTACCTCATCGTCTTCCAGATCTACAACGCCTTTATGTTCCTCTGGCTGGCCAACTTTGTCATTGCGCTCGGCCAGGTGACATTAGCAGGGGCGTTTGCTTCCTATTACTGGGCCTTCAAGAAACCGGATGATATGCCGGCCTTCCCCATCTTCTCCTCCTTGGGTCGGGCACTGAG GTATCACACTGGGTCTCTGGCATTCGGATCTCTGATTCTGGCCATTGTACAACTGATAAGGATCTTACTGGAATATCTGGATCACAAACTGAAAG GGGCTGATAATAAATGTGCGCGCTTCCTCCTCTGTTGCTTAAAGTGCTGCTTCTGGTGCCTGGAGAAGTTCATCAAGTTCCTCAATCGCAATGCATACATTATG ATAGCCATATACGGCACCAACTTCTGCACGTCGGCACGGAACGCCTTCTTCCTGCTCATGAGGAACATTGTTCG CGTCGCCGTGCTTGATAAAGTCACAGACTTCCTGCTTTTCCTTGGGAAACTGCTGGTGGTGGGGTGTGTGG GGATCCTTGCGTTCTTTTTCTTCAGTCGCCGGATTCAGATCGTTCAGGACACGGCTCCAACTCTGAATTATTACTGGGTCCCCATCCTG ACAGTGATTCTAGGCTCCTATCTGATCGCCCACGGGTTCTTCAGCGTCTATGGGATGTGCGTGGACACCCTGTTCCTGTGCTTCT GCGAAGATTTGGAGAGGAACGATGGTTCCTTGGAGCGACCATATTACATGTCCCCAGAGctcagccaaatcctgctgaaaaaggacgCGGACACCCTAAAATCCAGCGAGAGCCAGAGCTGA
- the slc44a2 gene encoding choline transporter-like protein 2 isoform X2 has translation MGDQENYYGKHGEPKKYDPNFKGPIHNRGCTDILCCILIVLGIIAYVAVGIVAWTYGDPRKVIYPTDSKGQFCGQAGTPNEKKPFLFYFNIMKCASPLVLLQFQCPTPQICVEKCPDKFLTYLSVVTTQQNFDYYKQFCQYGFNNFSKSPVEVLRDRDCPAMITPSKPFTRRCFPAISTQKGVVMVGNSTTFDDGTGDKQRNVTDLVEGAKKANVVLEARQVAMKIFEDYTVSWYWIIIGLLIAMVISLIFVVLLRFLAGIMVWVMIVLVIAVMGYGIFHCYMEYARLKGEAGSDVTLKDIGFQTDIRVYLHLRQTWLAFMIILCILEVIVILLLIFLRKRILIAIALIKEASRAVGSVMSSLVFPLFTFLLVCLCIAYWAITAVFLSTSNEAVYKVFNETQCDFSGKTCDPETFNTTNVTRLCPDATCQFAFYGGETYYHKYLIVFQIYNAFMFLWLANFVIALGQVTLAGAFASYYWAFKKPDDMPAFPIFSSLGRALRYHTGSLAFGSLILAIVQLIRILLEYLDHKLKGADNKCARFLLCCLKCCFWCLEKFIKFLNRNAYIMIAIYGTNFCTSARNAFFLLMRNIVRVAVLDKVTDFLLFLGKLLVVGCVGILAFFFFSRRIQIVQDTAPTLNYYWVPILTVILGSYLIAHGFFSVYGMCVDTLFLCFCEDLERNDGSLERPYYMSPELSQILLKKDADTLKSSESQS, from the exons ATGGGGGACCAGGAGAATTATTATGGGAAGCATG GGGAGCCAAAGAAATACGATCCAAATTTCAAGGGCCCAATTCATAACAG GGGCTGTACGGATATCCTGTGCTGCATTCTCATAGTGCTGGGCATCATAGCATATGTGGCTGTCGGCATTGTAG CCTGGACATATGGAGACCCCCGCAAAGTCATATACCCAACCGACAGCAAGGGCCAGTTCTGTGGTCAGGCTGGGACCCCCAATGA GAAAAAAccttttctgttttatttcaacATCATGAAATGTGCCAGCCCCCTTGTTCTGCTTCAGTTCCAGTGCCCCACTCCCCAG ATATGTGTGGAAAAGTGTCCGGACAAGTTTCTCACCTACCTCTCAGTGGTAACAACCCAGCAAAACTTTGACTACTACAAACAGTTCTGCCAATATGGATTCAATAATTTCTCAAAG AGCCCAGTGGAGGTGCTGAGAGATCGAGATTGCCCGGCTATGATCACCCCAAGCAAGCCTT TCACCAGAAGATGTTTCCCAGCCATTAGCACACAAAAGGGAGTCGTCATGGTCGGGAACTCGACAACTTTTGATGATGGGACGGGCGATAAGCAGCGCAATGTGACTGATCTCGTGGAAGGAGCCAA AAAAGCCAACGTGGTTCTAGAGGCCCGGCAAGTGGCCATGAAGATATTTGAGGACTACACGGTCTCTTGGTACTGGATAATCAT AGGCCTGCTCATCGCCATGGTGATCAGTTTGATCTTTGTGGTTTTGCTCCGGTTCCTTGCCGGGATCATGGTCTGGGTGATGATTGTTTTAGTCATTGCGGTAATGGGTTATG GAATCTTTCATTGCTACATGGAATATGCTCGGCTGAAGGGGGAGGCCGGCTCAGACGTGACCCTGAAAGATATTGGGTTCCAGACTGATATCCGTGTTTACTTGCATCTCAGGCAGACGTGGCTGGCATTTA TGATCATCCTGTGCATCCTGGAGGTTATCGTGATCCTGCTGCTCATCTTCCTGCGGAAGAGGATATTGATCGCCATTGCACTAATAAAGGAAGCCAGCAG GGCTGTCGGAAGTGTCATGTCATCCCTGGTTTTCCCTCTCTTTACGTTCCTGCTTGTCTGCCTATGCATCGCCTACTGGGCTATCACAGCTGT CTTCCTCTCCACCTCTAATGAGGCCGTGTATAAAGTGTTTAATGAGACCCAATGTGACTTCTCTGGCAAGACTTGCGACCCAGAG acatTTAACACCACCAATGTGACTCGCCTGTGCCCGGACGCCACCTGCCAATTTGCATTTTATGGCGGGGAAACGTACTACCACAAGTACCTCATCGTCTTCCAGATCTACAACGCCTTTATGTTCCTCTGGCTGGCCAACTTTGTCATTGCGCTCGGCCAGGTGACATTAGCAGGGGCGTTTGCTTCCTATTACTGGGCCTTCAAGAAACCGGATGATATGCCGGCCTTCCCCATCTTCTCCTCCTTGGGTCGGGCACTGAG GTATCACACTGGGTCTCTGGCATTCGGATCTCTGATTCTGGCCATTGTACAACTGATAAGGATCTTACTGGAATATCTGGATCACAAACTGAAAG GGGCTGATAATAAATGTGCGCGCTTCCTCCTCTGTTGCTTAAAGTGCTGCTTCTGGTGCCTGGAGAAGTTCATCAAGTTCCTCAATCGCAATGCATACATTATG ATAGCCATATACGGCACCAACTTCTGCACGTCGGCACGGAACGCCTTCTTCCTGCTCATGAGGAACATTGTTCG CGTCGCCGTGCTTGATAAAGTCACAGACTTCCTGCTTTTCCTTGGGAAACTGCTGGTGGTGGGGTGTGTGG GGATCCTTGCGTTCTTTTTCTTCAGTCGCCGGATTCAGATCGTTCAGGACACGGCTCCAACTCTGAATTATTACTGGGTCCCCATCCTG ACAGTGATTCTAGGCTCCTATCTGATCGCCCACGGGTTCTTCAGCGTCTATGGGATGTGCGTGGACACCCTGTTCCTGTGCTTCT GCGAAGATTTGGAGAGGAACGATGGTTCCTTGGAGCGACCATATTACATGTCCCCAGAGctcagccaaatcctgctgaaaaaggacgCGGACACCCTAAAATCCAGCGAGAGCCAGAGCTGA
- the slc44a2 gene encoding choline transporter-like protein 2 isoform X4: MGDQENYYGKHGEPKKYDPNFKGPIHNRGCTDILCCILIVLGIIAYVAVGIVAWTYGDPRKVIYPTDSKGQFCGQAGTPNEKKPFLFYFNIMKCASPLVLLQFQCPTPQICVEKCPDKFLTYLSVVTTQQNFDYYKQFCQYGFNNFSKSPVEVLRDRDCPAMITPSKPFTRRCFPAISTQKGVVMVGNSTTFDDGTGDKQRNVTDLVEGAKKANVVLEARQVAMKIFEDYTVSWYWIIIGLLIAMVISLIFVVLLRFLAGIMVWVMIVLVIAVMGYGIFHCYMEYARLKGEAGSDVTLKDIGFQTDIRVYLHLRQTWLAFMIILCILEVIVILLLIFLRKRILIAIALIKEASRAVGSVMSSLVFPLFTFLLVCLCIAYWAITAVFLSTSNEAVYKVFNETQCDFSGKTCDPETFNTTNVTRLCPDATCQFAFYGGETYYHKYLIVFQIYNAFMFLWLANFVIALGQVTLAGAFASYYWAFKKPDDMPAFPIFSSLGRALRYHTGSLAFGSLILAIVQLIRILLEYLDHKLKGADNKCARFLLCCLKCCFWCLEKFIKFLNRNAYIMIAIYGTNFCTSARNAFFLLMRNIVRVAVLDKVTDFLLFLGKLLVVGCVGILAFFFFSRRIQIVQDTAPTLNYYWVPILTVILGSYLIAHGFFSVYGMCVDTLFLCFLEDLERNDGSTERPYFMSANLQKLLNKTNQTKPDK, translated from the exons ATGGGGGACCAGGAGAATTATTATGGGAAGCATG GGGAGCCAAAGAAATACGATCCAAATTTCAAGGGCCCAATTCATAACAG GGGCTGTACGGATATCCTGTGCTGCATTCTCATAGTGCTGGGCATCATAGCATATGTGGCTGTCGGCATTGTAG CCTGGACATATGGAGACCCCCGCAAAGTCATATACCCAACCGACAGCAAGGGCCAGTTCTGTGGTCAGGCTGGGACCCCCAATGA GAAAAAAccttttctgttttatttcaacATCATGAAATGTGCCAGCCCCCTTGTTCTGCTTCAGTTCCAGTGCCCCACTCCCCAG ATATGTGTGGAAAAGTGTCCGGACAAGTTTCTCACCTACCTCTCAGTGGTAACAACCCAGCAAAACTTTGACTACTACAAACAGTTCTGCCAATATGGATTCAATAATTTCTCAAAG AGCCCAGTGGAGGTGCTGAGAGATCGAGATTGCCCGGCTATGATCACCCCAAGCAAGCCTT TCACCAGAAGATGTTTCCCAGCCATTAGCACACAAAAGGGAGTCGTCATGGTCGGGAACTCGACAACTTTTGATGATGGGACGGGCGATAAGCAGCGCAATGTGACTGATCTCGTGGAAGGAGCCAA AAAAGCCAACGTGGTTCTAGAGGCCCGGCAAGTGGCCATGAAGATATTTGAGGACTACACGGTCTCTTGGTACTGGATAATCAT AGGCCTGCTCATCGCCATGGTGATCAGTTTGATCTTTGTGGTTTTGCTCCGGTTCCTTGCCGGGATCATGGTCTGGGTGATGATTGTTTTAGTCATTGCGGTAATGGGTTATG GAATCTTTCATTGCTACATGGAATATGCTCGGCTGAAGGGGGAGGCCGGCTCAGACGTGACCCTGAAAGATATTGGGTTCCAGACTGATATCCGTGTTTACTTGCATCTCAGGCAGACGTGGCTGGCATTTA TGATCATCCTGTGCATCCTGGAGGTTATCGTGATCCTGCTGCTCATCTTCCTGCGGAAGAGGATATTGATCGCCATTGCACTAATAAAGGAAGCCAGCAG GGCTGTCGGAAGTGTCATGTCATCCCTGGTTTTCCCTCTCTTTACGTTCCTGCTTGTCTGCCTATGCATCGCCTACTGGGCTATCACAGCTGT CTTCCTCTCCACCTCTAATGAGGCCGTGTATAAAGTGTTTAATGAGACCCAATGTGACTTCTCTGGCAAGACTTGCGACCCAGAG acatTTAACACCACCAATGTGACTCGCCTGTGCCCGGACGCCACCTGCCAATTTGCATTTTATGGCGGGGAAACGTACTACCACAAGTACCTCATCGTCTTCCAGATCTACAACGCCTTTATGTTCCTCTGGCTGGCCAACTTTGTCATTGCGCTCGGCCAGGTGACATTAGCAGGGGCGTTTGCTTCCTATTACTGGGCCTTCAAGAAACCGGATGATATGCCGGCCTTCCCCATCTTCTCCTCCTTGGGTCGGGCACTGAG GTATCACACTGGGTCTCTGGCATTCGGATCTCTGATTCTGGCCATTGTACAACTGATAAGGATCTTACTGGAATATCTGGATCACAAACTGAAAG GGGCTGATAATAAATGTGCGCGCTTCCTCCTCTGTTGCTTAAAGTGCTGCTTCTGGTGCCTGGAGAAGTTCATCAAGTTCCTCAATCGCAATGCATACATTATG ATAGCCATATACGGCACCAACTTCTGCACGTCGGCACGGAACGCCTTCTTCCTGCTCATGAGGAACATTGTTCG CGTCGCCGTGCTTGATAAAGTCACAGACTTCCTGCTTTTCCTTGGGAAACTGCTGGTGGTGGGGTGTGTGG GGATCCTTGCGTTCTTTTTCTTCAGTCGCCGGATTCAGATCGTTCAGGACACGGCTCCAACTCTGAATTATTACTGGGTCCCCATCCTG ACAGTGATTCTAGGCTCCTATCTGATCGCCCACGGGTTCTTCAGCGTCTATGGGATGTGCGTGGACACCCTGTTCCTGTGCTTCT TGGAAGACTTGGAGCGGAATGACGGCTCGACGGAGAGACCGTACTTCATGTCGGCCAACCTGcaaaaactgctgaacaaaaccaACCAAACCAAGCCCGATAAGTAA